The Coregonus clupeaformis isolate EN_2021a chromosome 3, ASM2061545v1, whole genome shotgun sequence genome includes a region encoding these proteins:
- the LOC121539090 gene encoding BTB/POZ domain-containing protein KCTD16-like, giving the protein MKLNVVCVCVHVPSPGGPSRWSSSHCDCCCKSHKSEREGESGTSLNELSTSCSETQSEASSPQGTVICGPVSRQPHPIAQTLDRPLKKVPVQLLQPSEVRRKTDLLRVRTMGIREHREAAAKRKANKEKLTPEQELERCIQDFRRIRIPERFPERKYMWQQELLRKYRL; this is encoded by the exons ATGAAActcaatgttgtgtgtgtgtgtgtacacgtgccTTCTCCAGGTGGTCCATCCAGGTGGTCTTCGTCCCACTGTGACTGCTGCTGCAAGAGCCACAAGAGCGAGCGCGAGGGAGAGAGCGGCACTTCTTTGAATGAGCTCTCTACTTCCTGCTCCGAGACCCAATCAGAAGCCAGCTCCCCTCAGGGCACCGTCATCTGTGGGCCCGTCAGCCGACAGCCTCACCCCATCGCCCAGACCCTGGACCGGCCACTGAAGAAAG TTCCCGTTCAGCTGCTCCAGCCGTCGGAGGTGAGGAGGAAGACGGACCTGCTGCGTGTGAGGACAATGGGGATCAGGGAGCACCGGGAGGCTGCAGCCAAGAGGAAAGCCAACAAGGAGAAGTTAACACCGGAGCAGGAGCTGGAGAGGTGCATCCAGGACTTCCGCCGGATCAGGATTCCTGAACGCTTCCCGGAGAGGAAGTACATGTGGCAACAAGAGCTGCTGAGGAAGTACCGTCTctaa